A genome region from Tachyglossus aculeatus isolate mTacAcu1 chromosome 15, mTacAcu1.pri, whole genome shotgun sequence includes the following:
- the COG1 gene encoding conserved oligomeric Golgi complex subunit 1 has product MAAPEAEVPLGSMAAPEAGAPRGGVLETEGDRKRSCPYRGRKRKRGPAGMASSPSLSPPPPPLALLASQGCEEVRGLERRVRSAIEQKKEELRQLVGERYRDLIEAADAIGHMRRTARGLLRALAHTHRACARRAAPPRPPDRHPDAQARDQFYSLAAQIGLLLEIPERIWSAMEASRYLHATRLLLLCCSLHDLLRLDASAARYSPVLIRFPILVRQAAAAAHFRSTLLHESKQLLRGAAVADQAVAEALCSVMLLEDSSPRQALTDFLLARKAAIQQLLNQPHHGAGIKAQVCAVVELLSTTLYQAHALFYTLPEGQPPDPALPCGLLLSTLETATGRGQAAGKGLGLLKEELKLWSWFRYLPQSVVEFQPTLRTLAHPVSQDYLQDTLQKWVAMCHDDMRVGIGSLLVYVKSLKGLAGIRDGVWELLSGEPMRHSWAALCQRVLSGPLLLWEHLMRQLFLDRLQTLMEEGFAAISTRAEELLAAALREAEAQPAGPWPKAAHSEHDMAPFLWSESPGDLAADAAWISVAHRSQPAPGGLALKARALSPRVQAFCSALDAELAAKLEDLGSYLPAPGPASPPRAGSAFDRYADAGTVEGLLRDQCGGCVRRLLGRVREELRRAEAEPRGGPGAPGGPELPAALFLARLCQSLAEFCPHLKQCMLGTSGGPDRPAREPRPAKKLGKAKVREVDPTQAQWREVKEDLLQQSLAGYRVWTSAVAEGLGRGFTQSLLLDDPGSILAAATSWDEIEIQEETESGSSVTSCIRLPSQPSWPVQTLLFSLCQEVNRVGGQAVPRSTLQELLRGCLTEVLAGFDKLAQGRQSKKDGGFPMTQNRALQLLYDLRYLNTMLTAKTDEPKGSRSKPDPRLEKAIDFLEGHIDPFDLDVFTPHLNSNLSRLVQRTSVLFGLLAGTENQFGVRTGPFNSQEPHNILPLASSQIRFGLLPLSMTSSRKAKSSSRDTEPKTQWQAAAPALARADDDASRPGSLFRQLATEEEDAAPPSLFKLGWLSGMTK; this is encoded by the exons ATGGCGGCGCCGGAAGCGGAGGTTCCCCTAGGCAGCATGGCGGCGCCGGAAGCGGGGGCGCCCCGAGGGGGGGTGTTGGAGACAGAGGGCGACCGGAAGCGGTCGTGCCCCTATCGGGGCCGGAAGCGGAAGCGCGGGCC ggcggggatgGCGTCGTCTCCGTCGTtgtccccgccgccgccccccttgGCGCTGCTGGCGTCCCAGGGCTGCGAGGAGGTCCGCGGTCTGGAGCGTCGGGTGCGGTCGGCCATcgagcagaagaaggaggagctgCGGCAGCTGGTGGGCGAGCGCTACCGCGACCTGATCGAGGCGGCCGACGCCATCGGGCACATGCGGCGCACGGCGCGCGGGCTCCTGCGGGCCCTGGCCCACACGCACCGGGCCTGCGCGCGGCGCGCGGCCCCCCCACGCCCGCCCGACCGCCACCCGGACGCGCAG GCCCGGGACCAGTTCTACAGCCTGGCCGCCCAGATCGGGCTGCTGCTGGAGATCCCCGAGAGAATCTGGAGCGCCATGGAGGCCAGCCGCTACCTGCACGCCACGCGGCTCCTCCTGCTCTGCTGCTCCCTCCACGACCTCCTGCGGCTCGACGCCTCCGCCGCCCGCTACAGCCCGGTCCTCATCCGCTTCCCCATCCTCGTCCGGCAGGCCGCTGCCGCCGCCCACTTCCG TTCCACCCTCCTCCACGAGAGCAAGCAGCTGCTGAGGGGCGCGGCGGTGGCCGACCAGGCGGTGGCCGAGGCCCTGTGCTCCGTCATGCTCCTGGAGGACAGCTCTCCGCGCCAGGCCCTGACGGACTTCCTGCTGGCCCGCAAGGCGGCCATCCAGCAGCTGCTGAACCAGCCGCACCACG GTGCCGGCATAAAAGCGCAGGTGTGCGCAGTCGTGGAGCTGTTGTCCACCACGCTGTACCAGGCCCACGCCCTGTTCTACACCTTGCCCGAAGGCCAGCCGCCGGACCCGGCCCTACCCTGCGGCCTGCTCCTGTCCACGCTGGAGACGGCCACGGGCCGAGGGCAAGCTGCAG GGAAAGGCTTGGGCCTTCTGAAGGAGGAGCTGAAGCTGTGGAGCTGGTTCCGGTACCTGCCCCAGTCCGTGGTGGAGTTCCAGCCCACCCTGCGGACCCTGGCCCACCCCGTCAGCCAGGACTACTTACAGGACACTCTCCAGAAGTGGGTCGCCAT GTGCCACGACGACATGAGGGTCGGGATCGGCAGCCTGCTGGTGTACGTGAAGAGCCTGAAAGGGCTGGCCGGGATCCGGGACGGCGTGTGGGAGTTGCTGTCGGGCGAGCCCATGAGGCACAGCTGGGCCGCGCTGTGTCAGCGGGTGCTCAGTGGGCCCCTCCTGCTCTGGGAACACCTGATGCGGCAGCTGTTCCTCGACAGGCTACAG ACCCTGATGGAAGAAGGCTTCGCCGCCATCTCGACCCGCGCCGAAGAGCTCCTGGCGGCCGCCCTGCGGGAGGCGGAGGCCCAGCCCGCCGGCCCCTGGCCCAAGGCCGCCCACTCGGAGCACGACATGGCCCCGTTCCTGTGGTCGGAGAGCCCCGGGGACCTGGCGGCGGACGCGGCCTGGATCAGCGTGGCCCACCGCAGCCAGCCGGCCCCCGGCGGGCTGGCCCTCAAGGCCCGGGCCCTGAGCCCCCGCGTGCAGGCCTTCTGCTCCGCCCTCGACGCGGAGCTCGCGGCCAAGCTGGAGGACCTGGGGTCCTACctgccggcccccggcccggcctcccCGCCGCGGGCCGGCTCAGCCTTCGACCGCTACGCCGACGCGGGCACGGTGGAGGGGCTGCTCCGGGACCAGTGCGGGGGCTGCGTCCGCCGCCTCCTGGGCCGCGTGCGGGAGGAGCTGAGGCGGGCCGAGGCGGAGCCGcgcggggggcccggggccccgGGCGGCCCCGAGCTCCCCGCCGCCCTCTTCCTGGCCCGCCTCTGCCAGTCCCTGGCGGAATTCTGCCCGCACCTGAAGCAGTGCATGCTGGGGACATCGGGCGGCCCCGACCGACCCGCCCGGGAGCCCCGGCCTGCCAAGAAGCTGGGCAAGGCCAAAGTCCGGGAGGTGGATCCCACCCAGGCCCAGTGGCGGGAAGTGAAAGAGGATCTCCTGCAGCAGAGCCTGGCGGGATACCGGGTCTGGACCTCGGCTGTCGCGGAA GGCCTGGGGCGTGGCTTCACCCAGTCCCTGCTCCTGGACGACCCCGGCTCCATCTTGGCCGCCGCCACCAGCTGGGATGAAATCGAGATCCAGGAGGAGACGGAGTCCGGGAGCAGCGTCACGTCCTGCATCCGGCTCCCCTCGCAG CCCTCCTGGCCCGTCCAGACCCTCCTGTTCAGCCTGTGCCAAGAAGTGAACCGGGTGGGCGGCCAGGCCGTGCCACGCTCCACCCTGCAGGAGCTGCTCCGGGGCTGCCTGACGGAGGTGTTGGCAGGCTTCGACAAGCTCGCCCAAGGCCGGCAGAGCAAG AAGGACGGAGGGTTTCCGATGACCCAGAACCGCGCCCTGCAGCTCCTTTACGACCTGCGCTACCTCAACACCATGCTGACGGCCAAGACCGATGAGCCGAAAGGCAGCAGAAGCAAACCCGACCCCAG ATTGGAGAAGGCGATAGACTTCCTCGAAGGACACATTGACCCGTTTGACCTGGATGTCTTCACTCCACACTTAAACAGCAACCTCAGTCGGCTGGTGCAGCGAACCTCG GTTCTCTTTGGCTTGTTGGCGGGGACCGAGAATCAGTTCGGCGTCCGGACCGGCCCCTTCAACTCCCAGGAACCCCACAACATCCTGCCCTTGGCATCCAGCCAGATCAG GTTcggcctcctgcctctcagcaTGACCAGTTCCCGCAAGGCTAAGTCAAGCAGCCGGGACACGGAACCCAAAACCCAG tggCAGGCGGCGGCTCCGGCGCTGGCCCGAGCGGATGACGACGCATCGCGGCCCGGCTCTCTATTCAGGCAGCTCGCCACCGAGGAGGAAGACGCAGCCCCGCCGTCGCTGTTCAAACTGGGTTGGCTCTCTGGTATGACTaaataa